In the Streptomyces sp. WMMC940 genome, CGGCCGACGACGTAGGTGTCGACCTCCTTGCCCTCGCCGCGGAGCCGCTCGGTCAGCCGGGCGGCCGTCTTGATCGCGTTCGAGGAGTAGCCGCCGGCCAGACCGCGGTCGCTCGTGAGGAGCAGGACAGCGGCACGGGCCGGGGACTCCGCCTCCGTGGTCAGCGGGTGCTTCGTGTTCGAGCCGGTCGCCACCGCCGTGACCGCGCGGGTCAGCTCGGTCGCGTACGGCGTGGAGGCCGCCACCTTGCGCTGCGCCTTGACGATGCGCGAGGCGGAGATCATCTCCATCGCCTTGGTGATCTTCTTCGTCGCGGTGACCGACTTGATACGACGCTTGTAGACCCGGAGCTGGGCTCCCATGAGTCAGGTCCCTTCCGTCGTCACTTCGAGACGTTGACGGTCGCCGCGTCCTCGCCGAGCAGCTTGCCGTCGGAGGTCTCGAACTGCTTCTTGAAGTCGGCGATCGCCTCGGCCAGCTTCTCCAGCAGGTCGTCGGACATCTTGCCGCCCTCGCGGATGGAGGTCATCAGCGTCTTGTGCTCGCGGTGCAGGAACTCGAGCAGCTCGGACTCGAAGCGGCGGATGTCCTCGACCGGGACGTCGTCCATCTTGCCGGTGGTGCCGGCCCAGATGGAGACGACCTGGTTCTCCGTCGGGTACGGGGCGTACTGCGGCTGCTTCAGCAGCTCGACCATGCGCTTACCGCGCTCCAGGGCGGACTTCGAAGCGGCGTCCAGGTCGGAACCGAAGGCGGCGAACGCCTCCAGCTCGCGGTACTGGGCCAGGTCGACACGGAGTCGGCCGGAGACCTGCTTCATGGCCTTGTGCTGGGCGGAGCCACCGACGCGGGAGACCGAGATACCGACGTTCAGGGCCGGGCGCTGACCGGCGTTGAACAGGTCGGACTCCAGGAAGCACTGGCCGTCGGTGATGGAGATGACGTTGGTCGGGATGAACGCCGAGACGTCGTTGGCCTTGGTCTCGACGATCGGCAGACCGGTCATCGAGCCGGCGCCCATCTCGTCGGACAGCTTGGCGCAGCGCTCCAGCAGACGCGAGTGCAGGTAGAAGACGTCACCCGGGTAGGCCTCACGGCCCGGCGGGCGGCGCAGCAGCAGCGACACGGCGCGGTAGGCGTCGGCCTGCTTCGACAGGTCGTCGAAGACGATGAGGACGTGCTTGCCCTCGTACATCCAGTGCTGGCCGATGGCCGAACCGGTGTACGGCGCCAGGTACTTGAAGCCGGCCGGGTCGGACGCCGGGGCGGCGACGATCGTCGTGTACTCGAGGGCACCGGCCTCCTCCAGCGCGCCGCGCACGGACGCGATGGTGGAGCCCTTCTGGCCGACGGCGACGTAGATGCAGCGGACCTGCTTCTTCGGGTCGCCGGAGCGCCAGTTGTCGCGCTGGTTGATGATCGTGTCGACGGCCAGCGCGGTCTTGCCGGTCTGGCGGTCGCCGATGATCAGCTGACGCTGGCCGCGGCCGACCGGGGTCATCGCGTCGACGGCCTTGTAGCCCGTCTCCATGGGCTCGTGGACCGACTTGCGCTGCATGACCGTCGGGGCCTGCAGCTCAAGGGCGCGGCGGCCCGAGGTCTCGATCTCGCCGAGGCCGTCGATCGGGTTGCCGAGCGGGTCGACAACGCGGCCGAGGTATCCCTCGCCGACGGCGACGGACAGGACCTCGCCGGTGCGCTGGACCGGCTGGCCCTCCTCGATGCCGCTGAACTCACCGAGGACGATGGCACCGATCTCGCGGTCCTCGAGGTTGAGGGCGAGGCCGAGGGTGCCGTCCTCGAACTTCAGCAGTTCGTTGGCCATCGTCGAGGGAAGACCCTCGACCTTCGCGATGCCGTCGCCGGCAAGGCTGACCGTACCGACCTCCTCGCGCGAGGCCGCGTCCGGCTTGTACGACTGGACAAAGTTCTCCAGCGCGTCCCGGATCTCCTCCGGCCGGATCGTGAGCTCCGCCATCTGGGTTCCCTGCTCTCCTTGTTGGGCCCGAAGTTTCTTTGGGGGTCTGGGGCTGTATCCGTGACGGCTTGCGCCGCGGGACCCCCAGGAATCCTCTGCGGCCCAACCGGGCCGCCTAGCAATTCTTGTTTTTCTTGGTGGCCGGTCAGCCCGCGAGACGGCGCTGCGCCTCGGCGATGCGGTCCAGGACCGTCCCGTCGATCAGCTCGTCGCCGACCCGCACCGAGATCCCGCCGAGGACCTCGGGGTCCACGTCCAGGTTCAGGTGCATCTCGCGGCCGTACACGTTCGCCAGTACGGCTCCGAGGCGCTGCTTCTGCCGGTCGGACAGCGGTACCGCGGAGGTGACCACGGCGACCGTCCGGTTCCGGCGCTCGGCGGCGAGCTTGGAGAGGGACTCGAGTCCCGCTTCCAGGCTACGTCCACGCGGTGCCGTGACGAGACGGGCCACGAGCCGCTCGGTGCCGGCGTTGGCCTTGCCGCCGAGGAGGCTGCGGACCAGCTGGGACTTGGCGGCCGCAGTGGCGGTCCGGTCGGTCAGCGCGGCGCGCAGCTCCGGGTTGGAGGAGACGATTCGGCCGAACCGGAACAGCTCGTCCTCCACGTCGTCCAGGGCGCCGGCCTTCTGCGCGGCCGTGAGCTCGGCGGTGGCCGCCAGCTCCTCGAGCGCGTCCACCAGGTCGCGGGACTGCGACCAGCGGGAACGGACCATGCCGGAGACCAGGTCGACGGCCTCGCCGCCCACCTGACCGCTCAGCAGTCGCGCGGCCAGCTCGACCTTGCCCTCACCGGGCTGCGCCGGGTCGGTCAGGACCCGACGCAGCGACACCTCGCGGTCGAGCAGCGCGGTAACGGCGACCAGCTCCTCGGCGAGCTTCGCCGCGTCGACCGACGTGCTGTCGGTCAGCGCGTCGAGACGCTCGCGTGCGGCGGCCAGTGCCTCGCGGCTCGCTCCGTTCATCGGGCAGCCTCGGCCTTCTCCTCGAGCTCGTCGAGGAAGCGGTCGATGACGCGGCTCTGGCGGGCGTGGTCCTCGAGGGACTCACCGACCAGCTTGCCGGCCAGGTCGGTGGCGAGCTTGCCCACGTCCTGGCGCAGCGCGGACGCCGCGGCCTTGCGGTCGGCCTCGATCTGGGCGTGACCGGCGGCGACGATCTCCTCGCGCTGCCGCTGGCCTTCCGCGCGCATCTCGGCGATGATCGCGGCGCCCTGCTCCGTGGCCTCCTGGCGCAGACGCGCGGCCTCGTGACGGGCCTCGGCGAGCTGAGCGCGGTACTGCTCGAGCACGCTCTGGGCCTCGACCTGGGCCGCCTCGGCCTTCTCCATGCCGCCTTCGATGGCCTCGCGGCGCTCTTCCAGAACCCTGTTGATGTTCGGGAGGAGCTTCTTGGCGAGGAAGAAGAAGACGATGGCGAAGGCGATCGTGCCGACGAGCAGCTCGGGGCCCGGGGGAAGGAGCGGGCTCTGCTCCTCCCCGGCCGCCAGCTGAACGAGGTTGGCGATCACATCAATGCCTTTCGTCGAGAAGTGTCAGGTAGCTGTGAATTAGCGACCGAACACGAACGGCATAACGATGCCGATGAGGGCGAGCGCCTCACAGAAGGCGAAGCCGAGGATCTGGTTGGCACGGATCAGGCCGGCAGCCTCGGGCTGACGGGCCAGAGCCTGGGTGCCGTTACCGAAGACGATGCCGACGCCGATGCCGGGGCCGATGGCGGCGAGGCCGTAGCCGATGGAGCCGAGCGAACCGGTGACAGCGGCGAGGGTCTCAGTGGCAGCCATGCTGATTCTTCCTTTTCATTCACGGACCGGTGGGGGTTGGCCACCGGACGTTCGGGGGTGGTGCGGGCGAGGTACGACTCAGTGGTGCTCGGCGAGAGCGCCCTGAATGTAGGAGCAGGCCAGCAGGACGAAGACGTACGCCTGGACGGCCTGGACGAAGAGCTCGAAGACGATCATGGCCATCGTCATCGCGAAGGAGACGCCGGCGGCCGGGATCATGTAGCTGTTCAGCAGGTACCAGGAGGCGACGGTGAACATCACCAGCATCAGGTGACCGGCGAACATGTTCGCGAAGAGCCGGACCGCGTGGGTGAACGGGCGGACCAGCAGGTTCGAGAACAGCTCGATGAACGAGACCAGCCACTTGATGGGGCCGAGCGACGGGTCGTAACCGGTGATGTTCTTCCAGCCGCCGACAAAGCCGTGGCGTTTGAAGGTCAGCGACACCCAGATCACGTAGACGAGCACCGCGAGGACGATCGGGTACGCGATGATCGACGACACCGGGAACTGGGCCAGCGGGATCACGGACCAGATGTTCATGATCCACACGAAGAAGAAGATCGAGACCATCAGCGGGACGTACTTCTCGCCCTCCCGCTTCCCGAGGGTCTCGTAGACGATCCCGCGGCGCACGAAGTCGTAGCCGGCCTCGCCGATCATCTGCAGCTTGCCCGGGACCACCTTGGCCTTGCCGAAGGCCACCCAGAAGAAGCTGACGACGACGAGCGTGGTGAGCAGCGCGAGCAGCATCACCTTGTTGAAGCCGTAGCCACCGACGGTGAAGATCGGCTGGAAGAGGAAGGAGTGCAGGCCCGGTGCCGGAAAGCCACAGCCGTTGTCGGCCATGATGCGGCAGCTCCAGTCAAAGGCGAGCGTGGTCTGTTCAGCACTCACCGCGGGCTCCTTCGGCGTGACGCATGGGTTCGGCAACCTCGTTGTGTCGGCGCGGCGCGCAGCCGCGAGTCGGCACCGGACTGGTGTTTCGGATGTGGGGGCGGCGGTCAGGCATCGAGGCCTCGCGATCGAGCAGGCGTCAGCTCAGATGCCCGCGCCCGCAGTGCCGCAGTTGGCACCGGACGATAGCAGTTTCTCGAACGCGCACTTATCCCGGCCCTACCCGTCACGTCGACGGCCCCGTCTTTTCGCCCTTGCGGGGATCAGACGGCTCCGGTTCGACGTAGAGGATCTTGGCCTTCATATGGGCACGGGCCTGTGCGGCCACCCAGACGAGCGTCGACGCGACGATGGAGGCCGCGAACGTCCTGGGGTTGAACAGCGTGGTGTCCTTGAAGGCGGCGACGAAGATGAACAACACGAGCAACTGGGTCGTGTAGAGCATCAGTCCCATCGCCTGGAACAGCTGCGGGAGGTGCTTCGCCGTCCTCTGCAGGACGACGATCCCGATTCCCATGAAGACGATGACCACCAAGGTGCCGACGACCGCGCCGAGGGCCCCCTTGCCGCCGGCGAGCACACCGCTGACGATCGCGGCGATCACGCCGACGGCAGCGGTGGGCACGACGGTCTGCAGGAGAGTCCGGACGTCGTTGGACGGCATGGCGGCGGCTCCGCGGGGTGGTGGGGGCACTGGTGTCGTCAAGGACGAGCGTAGATCCGGTCCGAGGTGGGTCTCGGGCACCGAGGAGACCGTCGCACTGCGGCCTCCCGGCTCTGTCTCCGGTTCTCGTGAACCGTATCACAAACTATTTGAATAGGTCTTTACCCGCCGGTGTGCCAACTCTCACACATGAGAGTGAGGCCGCGCGTGTGTGCATGACGGTAGACCACTTTGTCTGGTAATGGCCTTGATGTGCCTGACTATCGGCACCCTGGGGCACGTGGGGCGCACGAACCTTGGGCCCCGCAGCCGCAAGGAAGAGCCGTCCGATCCGCCATCGGGCGCACTCCGTTCGTCACATTGTGTGGTCGATCGCACCACACGTCTGTTGACGGCTACTTCCTCGCCGCCGTGAACCGCGAGCGCGCCCCGATCGCCGTCGCCCCGTTGATGCCCGCAGGCACCGGGATACGCCGCTCGTCGGGACCCACGGCCGCCGCGTCGGCGGGATCGGTGGGGTCCGGTGCCGTAGCGGCCGGGACACCCGGTGCCGTGGGCGGCGCCGGCACCACGGGGCGCGGGCGGCGGCGGTAGCGCGGCGGGACGAAGGACTCCGCCCAGCGCGGCGCCCGCGGGGTGAAGCGCGGCAGCAGCAGGAGCACCAGGCCGACGAAGCTCAGCACCACGATCGCGAAGACGATCCACATCGAGGCGCTGTGCACCGAGTACAGGACCACGCCGAAGGCGATCAGAGCCGACCAGAAGTACATGATCAGCACCGCGCGGCTGTGCGAGTGCCCGATCTCCAGCAGCCGGTGGTGGAGATGCCCGCGGTCGGCGGCGAACGGCGACTTGCCCTTCCAGGTCCGGCGGACGATCGCCAGCAGCAGGTCCGCCACGGGGATCGCGATGATCGTGAGCGGCAGCAGCAGCGGGATGAAGACCGGCAGGGCGGCGTGGGTGGCCTGGCGGGTACCGCCCTCGAACAGCTTCAGCGCGTCCGGGTCCACCTGGCCGGTCACCGAGATCGCGGACGCCGCCAGCACCAGGCCGATCAGCATCGACCCCGAGTCGCCCATGAAGATCCGCGCCGGATGCATGTTGTGCGGCAGGAAGCCCAGGCACATGCCCATCAGGACGGAGGCGAAGAGGGTCGCCGGAGCCGCGGCCTCGATCCCGTAACCGAACCACATCCGGTAGGCGTAGAGGAAGAACGCCGCCGACGCGATGCAGACCATGCCCGCGGCCAGGCCGTCCAGGCCGTCCACGAAGTTCACCGCGTTGATCGTGATGACGACCAACGCGACCGTGAGCAGCGTGCCCTGCCACTGGGTGAGGGAGACCGTCCCGACGCCCGGGATCGGCAGCCACAGGATCGTCAGACCCTGCATCACCATCACGCCCGCAGCGATCATCTGACCGCCGAGCTTGATCAGGGCGTCGATCTCGAACTTGTCGTCCAGCACCCCGATCAGCCAGATCAGCGCGGCGCCGGAGAGCAGGGCGCGCGGTTCGTTGGACAGTTCGAACACGCTGTTGAGATTGCTCAGGTGGTCGGCGACGAGGAGGCCGGCGCAGAGGCCGAAGAACATGGCGATGCCGCCGAGCCGCGGCGTCGGTTCGCGGTGGACGTCGCGGGCCCGGATCTCCGGCATCGCTCCGGTCGCGATGGCGAACTTCCGCACCGGTCCGGTCAGAAGGTAGGTCACCGCAGCCGTGACGCAGAGCGTCAGCAGGTAATCACGCACGGGCTGCCCCAGAGGAATCGCTGGCCATCTCAGCCCCACACACTAGCTTTGTTGGCCACATGCTTGAGGACATACGAGCGGGCCGGACGGTTGCAGGGCCTTCCCGTCTGTCCTCAATACGGCGGAAATCTCCCGACCAGTTCCCGCACTTCTTCGCGAACGCGGTGGATCTCCTCGCCTTCCGCGCGCAGCGCCGTGGTGAAGAGCACGGCGATCCTCGCCATCTCGGCCTCGCCCATGCCCTGCGTGGTGACGGCCGCGGTGCCGAGTCGGATGCCGCGGCCGTCGCCGTACGGCAGCGCACAGGTGTCGAGCACCATCCCGGCGGCGGCGAGCCGCCCGCGTGCCGTGCGGCCGTCCAGGCCCAGCGGCGCCGGGTCCGCGGTGATCAGATGGGTGTCCGTGCCGCCGGTGGTGATCGCGAAGCCCTCCGCCTCCAGCCCTTCCGCCAGGACCCTGGCGTTGGCGACGACGTGGTGGGCGTAGCCGGCGAACCCAGGGGTGGCCGCCTCGCCGAAGGCCACGGCCTTGGCGGCGATCGTGTGCATCTGGGCACCGCCCTGTGTGAAGGGGAACACCGCCCGGTCGATCCGCTCCGCCAGATGGCTGCCGCAGAGGATCATCCCGCCGCGCGGACCGCGCAGCACCTTGTGCGTCGTGGCGCACACGACGTCCGCGTACGGGACCGGGCTGGGGGCCGCTCCCCCGGCGATCAGACCCATCGGATGCGCCGCGTCGGCGATGAGGTACGCACCCACCTCGTCGGCGATCTCCCGGAACGCGGCGTAGTCGGGGTGCCGGGGGTACGAGATCGAGCCGCAGACGATCGCCTTCGGCCGGTGTTCGCGGGCGAGCCTGAGGATGTGCTCGTGGTCGAGCAGCCCCGACTCGGCGTCGACGCCGTAGGGCACGAACGTGAACCAGCGGCCCGAGAAGTTGGCCGGTGAGCCGTGTGTGAGGTGCCCGCCGAAGGCCAGGCCCATCGCGAGGACGGTGTCCCCCGGCCGCAGCAGCGCCGCGTACGCCGCGAGGACGGCCGAGGAGCCGGAGTGGGGCTGCACATTGGCGTGGTCGGCGCCGAAGAGGGCGGTGGCGCGGTCGACGGCGATCCGCTCGGCGGCGTCGACGAGCTCGCAGCCGCCGTGGTGGCGCGCCCCTGGATAGCCCTCGGCGTACTTGTTGGCGAGCGGGGAGCCCAGCGCCGCGAGGACCGCGGGGGAGGTGAAGTTCTCCGCGGCGATCAGCTGGAGGCTGTCGGCCTGCCGGGCCGTCTCGCCGAGCACGACCTCGGCGATCTCGGGGTCCTGGCGGCGCAGGACGTCGAGGTCGGCGGGCGTGGCAGGGGTGCGGGCGGGTGCGGGGGTACTGACCGGCATCGTGGTCTCCCGGCCTCACGTGGGGTGTACGGCCCCTCCAATGTAGGCCCGGTCGGGCACGGCCGCCCGGTGTCCGGCGGCCTGGATCCGCCCCGTTCGGCCGTACGGCCCTCGTCACCGTTCACCGGTCCGCGCCCGCCTGTCCGGTGACCGGCCACCACCCTGCGGTGGGGACGTGCGGCGTTCCGGACCGCCCCGTACGCCGACCGGGCCACCGCGCCGGGGGGTCGTGATGTCCGTCCGGGCCGGGTGAGTACGCCGACCGGGCCACCGCGCCGGGGGGGTCGTGATGTCCGTCCGGGCCGGGTGAGCGCGGGGACGGGGCGCCGGGACGGGCCGGAGGCGTGAGCGGCAGCCGCCGTCCGAAACGCTCCGGGCCCGGCCGACCTCCGTGAGGCGGTGCGACGACGCCGCGGGGAGTGCGACGAGCCCGTCGGCCGGTGCGACGAGCCCGTGGCGGCGGCCCCCGCCCCGCCGTGGTCCTCAGCGGCGGGCCGATACGCCCGTCAACGCCGTCAGCACGGGGTCGAGAGCCTGGTGGATCTCGTCGCCGATGGAGCGGAAGAAGGTGATGGGCCCCCCGTACGGGTCGTAGACCTCGTCCGCCTCCGCGCTCGGCGCCAGCAGCCAGCCGCGCAGTGCCGCGGCCGCCCGCACGAGGGCCCGGGCCCGCTCGACGACACCGTCGTGGTCGGGGTCCGGCAGGGTCGCCGGGTCTATCGCCCGGACGAGCCGGGTGAACTCCTTCAGCGTGAACGTGCGCAGACCCGCGGAGTGGCCCATGGAGATGACCTGCGCGCGGTGGTCGCGAGTGGCGGTGAGCACCAGGTCCGCCCGGATGACGTGCTCGTCGAGCAGCTCGCGCCCCGTGAAGCCGCTGGGGTCCGCGCCGAAGTCGGTGAGGACCGTCGCAGCGTTCGCCTCCATCGGCGCACCCTCGTGGCCCCAGGTGCCCGCGCTCTCCACGAGCAGCCCTCCGGCGAGGGGGTCGCCCAGCCGGTGGCTCAGGGCATGCCGCGTCAGCCGCTCGGTGATCGGCGAGCGGCAGACGTTGCCGGTGCTGACGTGGAGGATCCGGAATGTGCCGCCGACGGCGGCCGTACCTTCTATGCCACGCCCCTCAGGGACGGTCACTGTGCCGGCCCCCGGCTGTTCGCTCCGGTCACGGTGCCACCTCGAGGTCGGGTACGACCTTGCGGAGCTCGTCCGCCTCCAGGGCGCCCGCGCGCAGCAGGACCGGAACCTTGCCGGTGACGTCGACGATCGAGGACGGCACGTTGCCGGGGGTCGCGCCGCCGTCGAGGTAGACGGAGACCGAGTCGCCGAGCATGTCCTGCGCGGCGTCGCAGGTCTCGGGTGCCGGATGTCCCGTCAGGTTCGCGGACGACACGGCCATGGGGCCGACCTCGGTGAGCAGTTCGATGGCGACGGGGTGAAGCGGCATCCGGATGGCGACGGTGCCGCGGGTGTCCCCGAGGTCCCACTGGAGCGACGGCTGGTGCCGGGCGACGAGCGTCAGCGCACCGGGCCAGAACGCGTCGACGAGCTCCCACGCCTGCTCGGAGAAGTCGGTGACCAGGCCGTGGAGCGTGTTCGGGGAGCCGATGAGGACAGGGGTGGGCATGTTGCGGCCGCGTCCCTTGGCCGCCAGCAGGTCGACGACGGCCTCGGAGCTGAAGGCGTCCGCGCCGATGCCGTAGACGGTGTCGGTGGGCAGCACGACGAGCTCGCCGCGGCGGACGGCCGAAGCGGCTTCGCGCAGGCCGGTGGTGCGGTCCGTCGCGTCGTTGCAGTCGTATCGCCGAGCCATCAGCGGGCCTCCTCGTTTTCGGTCACACGGTTCTTCTCCCGGCCGCCGGCCGGGAGGACCCCCGAGCCGCTCTGGCGGGCGTCGACGGCCGGTCGTACGCGGTCCCTGGCCTGCCGTGACCTTCGTGCGGTCTCCCTCACGGCAGGGCCTTGCGGGCCGTGGCGAAGCGCGGTCGGTTGTTCAGGTCGGGGTGGTCGGCCGCGTCCGCCCAGCCCGCCTCCTCGTTGAAGATCCAGGGCACCTGGCCGCCCTGGGTGTCGGCGTGCTCGACGACGACCAGACCGCCCGGGCGCAGCAGCCGGTGCGCGGTGCGCTCGATGCCGCGGATGGTGTCGAGGCCGTCCTCACCGGAGAAGAGGGCCATCTGGGGGTCGTGGTCACGCGCCTCGGGCGCCACGTACTCCCACTCGGTGAGCGGGATGTACGGCGGGTTGGAGATGACGAGGTCGACCTGGCCGTCGAGCTCGGGGAGGGCGGCGAGGGCGTCACCGTGGTGGACGGTGACGCGGGAGCCCTCGGCGTTCTTCCGCGTCCAGCCGATCGCGTCGTCGGACAGTTCCACGGCGTGCACGCGCGAGCGCGGCACCTCCTGGGCGATGGCGAGCGCGATGGCGCCCGAGCCGGAGCACAGGTCGACGACGAGCGGCTCCACGACGTCCATGGCGCGCACCGCGTCTATGGCCCAGCCGACGACCGACTCGGTCTCGGGCCGCGGCACGAAGACGCCGGGGCCCACCTGGAGCTCCAGATAGCGGAAGAAGGCGCGTCCGGTGATGTGCTGCAACGGCTCGCGGGCCTCGCGGCGGGCGACGGCCTCCCAGTAGCGGGCGTCGAAGTCCGCGTCCTTGACCAGGTGCAGTTCGCCGCGCTTGACGCCGTGGACGAACGCGGCGAGCTCCTCCGCGTCGAAGCGCGGTGAGGGCACGCCGGCGTCGGCCAGCCGCTGGGTGGCCTGGGCCACCTCGGCAAGCAGCAAGGAGCGGGGGTACCGGGGTCGTCCCCCGGGGAGCGACTGCACGCTGGTCCTCCGGGCTGGGCGGGGCTGTTCGGGGTTACGCGGCTTACGCCGCGGCGAGCTTCGCGGCGGAGTCGGCGTCGAGGCAGGCCTGGATCACGGCGTCCAGTTCTCCGTCGAGCACCTGGTCCAAGTTGTACGCCTTGAAGCCCACGCGGTGGTCCGAGATGCGGTTTTCCGGGAAGTTGTACGTACGGATCTTCTCGGAGCGGTCGACCGTGCGGACCTGGCTGCGGCGGGCGTCCGCCGCCTCCTGCTCGGCCGCCTCCTGGGCCGCCGCGAGAAGCCTGGAGCGCAGGATACGCATCGCCTGCTCCTTGTTCTGGAGCTGGCTCTTCTCGTTCTGGCAGGAGGCGACGACTCCGGTCGGGATGTGCGTGATGCGCACGGCGGAGTCCGTGGTGTTGACGGACTGGCCGCCGGGGCCGGAGGAGCGGTAGACGTCGATGCGCAGATCGTTGGGGTTGATCTCCACGTCGATCTCCTCGGCCTCGGGGGTCACGAGGACGCCGGCGGCGGAGGTGTGGATCCGGCCCTGGGACTCGGTCGCGGGGACCCGCTGCACCCGGTGCACCCCGCCCTCGTACTTCAGGCGCGCCCAGACGCCCTGGCCGGGCTCCGGCGTCGCGTTGCCCTTGAGCTTCACGGCGACCTGGACGTCCTTGTAGCCGCCGAGCTCGGACTCGGTGGCGTCGATGATCTCGGTCTTCCAGCCGACGCGCTCGGCGTAGCGGAGGTACATCCGCAGCAGGTCGCCGGCGAACAGCGCGGACTCGTCGCCGCCCGCGCCCGCCTTG is a window encoding:
- the atpA gene encoding F0F1 ATP synthase subunit alpha; translation: MAELTIRPEEIRDALENFVQSYKPDAASREEVGTVSLAGDGIAKVEGLPSTMANELLKFEDGTLGLALNLEDREIGAIVLGEFSGIEEGQPVQRTGEVLSVAVGEGYLGRVVDPLGNPIDGLGEIETSGRRALELQAPTVMQRKSVHEPMETGYKAVDAMTPVGRGQRQLIIGDRQTGKTALAVDTIINQRDNWRSGDPKKQVRCIYVAVGQKGSTIASVRGALEEAGALEYTTIVAAPASDPAGFKYLAPYTGSAIGQHWMYEGKHVLIVFDDLSKQADAYRAVSLLLRRPPGREAYPGDVFYLHSRLLERCAKLSDEMGAGSMTGLPIVETKANDVSAFIPTNVISITDGQCFLESDLFNAGQRPALNVGISVSRVGGSAQHKAMKQVSGRLRVDLAQYRELEAFAAFGSDLDAASKSALERGKRMVELLKQPQYAPYPTENQVVSIWAGTTGKMDDVPVEDIRRFESELLEFLHREHKTLMTSIREGGKMSDDLLEKLAEAIADFKKQFETSDGKLLGEDAATVNVSK
- a CDS encoding F0F1 ATP synthase subunit delta — protein: MNGASREALAAARERLDALTDSTSVDAAKLAEELVAVTALLDREVSLRRVLTDPAQPGEGKVELAARLLSGQVGGEAVDLVSGMVRSRWSQSRDLVDALEELAATAELTAAQKAGALDDVEDELFRFGRIVSSNPELRAALTDRTATAAAKSQLVRSLLGGKANAGTERLVARLVTAPRGRSLEAGLESLSKLAAERRNRTVAVVTSAVPLSDRQKQRLGAVLANVYGREMHLNLDVDPEVLGGISVRVGDELIDGTVLDRIAEAQRRLAG
- a CDS encoding F0F1 ATP synthase subunit B, translating into MIANLVQLAAGEEQSPLLPPGPELLVGTIAFAIVFFFLAKKLLPNINRVLEERREAIEGGMEKAEAAQVEAQSVLEQYRAQLAEARHEAARLRQEATEQGAAIIAEMRAEGQRQREEIVAAGHAQIEADRKAAASALRQDVGKLATDLAGKLVGESLEDHARQSRVIDRFLDELEEKAEAAR
- the atpE gene encoding ATP synthase F0 subunit C, whose amino-acid sequence is MAATETLAAVTGSLGSIGYGLAAIGPGIGVGIVFGNGTQALARQPEAAGLIRANQILGFAFCEALALIGIVMPFVFGR
- the atpB gene encoding F0F1 ATP synthase subunit A — protein: MADNGCGFPAPGLHSFLFQPIFTVGGYGFNKVMLLALLTTLVVVSFFWVAFGKAKVVPGKLQMIGEAGYDFVRRGIVYETLGKREGEKYVPLMVSIFFFVWIMNIWSVIPLAQFPVSSIIAYPIVLAVLVYVIWVSLTFKRHGFVGGWKNITGYDPSLGPIKWLVSFIELFSNLLVRPFTHAVRLFANMFAGHLMLVMFTVASWYLLNSYMIPAAGVSFAMTMAMIVFELFVQAVQAYVFVLLACSYIQGALAEHH
- a CDS encoding MraY family glycosyltransferase produces the protein MRDYLLTLCVTAAVTYLLTGPVRKFAIATGAMPEIRARDVHREPTPRLGGIAMFFGLCAGLLVADHLSNLNSVFELSNEPRALLSGAALIWLIGVLDDKFEIDALIKLGGQMIAAGVMVMQGLTILWLPIPGVGTVSLTQWQGTLLTVALVVITINAVNFVDGLDGLAAGMVCIASAAFFLYAYRMWFGYGIEAAAPATLFASVLMGMCLGFLPHNMHPARIFMGDSGSMLIGLVLAASAISVTGQVDPDALKLFEGGTRQATHAALPVFIPLLLPLTIIAIPVADLLLAIVRRTWKGKSPFAADRGHLHHRLLEIGHSHSRAVLIMYFWSALIAFGVVLYSVHSASMWIVFAIVVLSFVGLVLLLLPRFTPRAPRWAESFVPPRYRRRPRPVVPAPPTAPGVPAATAPDPTDPADAAAVGPDERRIPVPAGINGATAIGARSRFTAARK
- the glyA gene encoding serine hydroxymethyltransferase, which produces MPVSTPAPARTPATPADLDVLRRQDPEIAEVVLGETARQADSLQLIAAENFTSPAVLAALGSPLANKYAEGYPGARHHGGCELVDAAERIAVDRATALFGADHANVQPHSGSSAVLAAYAALLRPGDTVLAMGLAFGGHLTHGSPANFSGRWFTFVPYGVDAESGLLDHEHILRLAREHRPKAIVCGSISYPRHPDYAAFREIADEVGAYLIADAAHPMGLIAGGAAPSPVPYADVVCATTHKVLRGPRGGMILCGSHLAERIDRAVFPFTQGGAQMHTIAAKAVAFGEAATPGFAGYAHHVVANARVLAEGLEAEGFAITTGGTDTHLITADPAPLGLDGRTARGRLAAAGMVLDTCALPYGDGRGIRLGTAAVTTQGMGEAEMARIAVLFTTALRAEGEEIHRVREEVRELVGRFPPY
- a CDS encoding arsenate reductase/protein-tyrosine-phosphatase family protein produces the protein MTVPEGRGIEGTAAVGGTFRILHVSTGNVCRSPITERLTRHALSHRLGDPLAGGLLVESAGTWGHEGAPMEANAATVLTDFGADPSGFTGRELLDEHVIRADLVLTATRDHRAQVISMGHSAGLRTFTLKEFTRLVRAIDPATLPDPDHDGVVERARALVRAAAALRGWLLAPSAEADEVYDPYGGPITFFRSIGDEIHQALDPVLTALTGVSARR
- a CDS encoding L-threonylcarbamoyladenylate synthase; the encoded protein is MARRYDCNDATDRTTGLREAASAVRRGELVVLPTDTVYGIGADAFSSEAVVDLLAAKGRGRNMPTPVLIGSPNTLHGLVTDFSEQAWELVDAFWPGALTLVARHQPSLQWDLGDTRGTVAIRMPLHPVAIELLTEVGPMAVSSANLTGHPAPETCDAAQDMLGDSVSVYLDGGATPGNVPSSIVDVTGKVPVLLRAGALEADELRKVVPDLEVAP
- the prmC gene encoding peptide chain release factor N(5)-glutamine methyltransferase, giving the protein MQSLPGGRPRYPRSLLLAEVAQATQRLADAGVPSPRFDAEELAAFVHGVKRGELHLVKDADFDARYWEAVARREAREPLQHITGRAFFRYLELQVGPGVFVPRPETESVVGWAIDAVRAMDVVEPLVVDLCSGSGAIALAIAQEVPRSRVHAVELSDDAIGWTRKNAEGSRVTVHHGDALAALPELDGQVDLVISNPPYIPLTEWEYVAPEARDHDPQMALFSGEDGLDTIRGIERTAHRLLRPGGLVVVEHADTQGGQVPWIFNEEAGWADAADHPDLNNRPRFATARKALP